The following coding sequences lie in one Peromyscus maniculatus bairdii isolate BWxNUB_F1_BW_parent chromosome 3, HU_Pman_BW_mat_3.1, whole genome shotgun sequence genomic window:
- the Gpr19 gene encoding putative G-protein coupled receptor 19 isoform X2 translates to MDNDQPPVVTATLLVPLQNHSCAEAAEALLPHGLMEFHEEHSWMSNRTDLQYGLSPGEVATASIFFGALWLFSIFGNSLVCLVIHRSRRTQSTTNYFVVSMACADLLISVASTPFVVLQITTGRWTLGGAMCKVVRYFQYLTPGVQIYVLLSICIDRFYTIVYPLSFKVSREKAKKMIAASWILDAAFVTPVFFFYGSGWDGHCNYFLPPSWEGTAYAVIHFLVGFVIPSVLIILFYQKVVKYIWRIGTDGRTLRRTMNIVPRTKVKTVKMFLLLNVVFLFSWLPFHVAQLWHPHEQDYKKSSLVFTAVTWVSFSSSASKPTLYSIYNANFRRGMKETFCMSSMKCYRSNAYTITTSSRMAKRNYVGISEIPPVSRTMTKDSIYDSFDREAREKKLAWPINSNPPNTFV, encoded by the coding sequence ATGGATAACGACCAGCCGCCTGTGGTTACTGCTACCCTGCTGGTGCCCCTTCAGAACCACAGCTGCGCGGAAGCAGCCGAGGCCCTGCTGCCCCATGGCCTGATGGAATTCCATGAGGAGCACAGCTGGATGAGCAACAGGACAGACCTTCAGTATGGACTGAGCCCTGGAGAGGTGGCcacagccagcattttctttgGCGCTCTGTGGTTGTTCTCTATCTTTGGCAATTCCCTGGTGTGCCTGGTCATCCACAGGAGCCGGAGGACTCAGTCCACCACCAACTACTTTGTGGTCTCCATGGCGTGTGCCGACCTCCTCATCAGCGTGGCCAGCACCCCGTTTGTTGTGCTGCAGATCACCACTGGAAGGTGGACCCTCGGGGGCGCCATGTGCAAGGTAGTGCGCTACTTCCAGTATCTCACGCCCGGCGTCCAGATCTACGTGCTCCTCTCCATCTGCATAGACCGCTTCTACACCATCGTCTACCCGCTGAGTTTCAAGGTGTCCAGAGAAAAAGCCAAGAAGATGATCGCAgcctcctggatcctggatgcagCCTTTGTGACGCCTGTCTTCTTCTTCTATGGTTCTGGCTGGGACGGCCATTGTAactacttcctccctccctcctgggagGGAACTGCCTATGCGGTCATCCACTTCTTGGTGGGCTTTGTGATTCCCTCTGTCCTCATAATCTTATTTTATCAGAAGGTCGTGAAGTATATCTGGAGGATAGGCACCGATGGGCGGACCCTGAGGAGGACGATGAACATTGTCCCCAGGACAAAGGTGAAAACCGTCAAGATGTTTCTCCTCTTGAACGTGGTCTTTCTATTCTCCTGGCTGCCTTTCCATGTGGCTCAGCTCTGGCACCCCCATGAGCAAGACTACAAAAAGAGCTCCCTTGTCTTCACAGCGGTCACGTGGGTATCCTTTAGCTCTTCAGCCTCGAAACCCACTCTCTACTCAATTTATAACGCCAATTTTCGGAGAGGGATGAAAGAGACTTTCTGCATGTCCTCCATGAAATGTTACCGCAGCAATGCCTACACCATCACCACCAGTTCAAGGATGGCCAAAAGAAACTATGTTGGCATTTCGGAAATCCCTCCCGTGAGCAGGACGATGACCAAAGACTCCATCTATGACTCATTTGACCGAGAAGCCAGGGAAAAGAAGCTTGCCTGGCCCATCAATTCAAACCCACCAAACACTTTTGTCTAA
- the Gpr19 gene encoding putative G-protein coupled receptor 19 isoform X1, with the protein MVFAHRMDNDQPPVVTATLLVPLQNHSCAEAAEALLPHGLMEFHEEHSWMSNRTDLQYGLSPGEVATASIFFGALWLFSIFGNSLVCLVIHRSRRTQSTTNYFVVSMACADLLISVASTPFVVLQITTGRWTLGGAMCKVVRYFQYLTPGVQIYVLLSICIDRFYTIVYPLSFKVSREKAKKMIAASWILDAAFVTPVFFFYGSGWDGHCNYFLPPSWEGTAYAVIHFLVGFVIPSVLIILFYQKVVKYIWRIGTDGRTLRRTMNIVPRTKVKTVKMFLLLNVVFLFSWLPFHVAQLWHPHEQDYKKSSLVFTAVTWVSFSSSASKPTLYSIYNANFRRGMKETFCMSSMKCYRSNAYTITTSSRMAKRNYVGISEIPPVSRTMTKDSIYDSFDREAREKKLAWPINSNPPNTFV; encoded by the coding sequence ATGGTTTTTGCTCACAGAATGGATAACGACCAGCCGCCTGTGGTTACTGCTACCCTGCTGGTGCCCCTTCAGAACCACAGCTGCGCGGAAGCAGCCGAGGCCCTGCTGCCCCATGGCCTGATGGAATTCCATGAGGAGCACAGCTGGATGAGCAACAGGACAGACCTTCAGTATGGACTGAGCCCTGGAGAGGTGGCcacagccagcattttctttgGCGCTCTGTGGTTGTTCTCTATCTTTGGCAATTCCCTGGTGTGCCTGGTCATCCACAGGAGCCGGAGGACTCAGTCCACCACCAACTACTTTGTGGTCTCCATGGCGTGTGCCGACCTCCTCATCAGCGTGGCCAGCACCCCGTTTGTTGTGCTGCAGATCACCACTGGAAGGTGGACCCTCGGGGGCGCCATGTGCAAGGTAGTGCGCTACTTCCAGTATCTCACGCCCGGCGTCCAGATCTACGTGCTCCTCTCCATCTGCATAGACCGCTTCTACACCATCGTCTACCCGCTGAGTTTCAAGGTGTCCAGAGAAAAAGCCAAGAAGATGATCGCAgcctcctggatcctggatgcagCCTTTGTGACGCCTGTCTTCTTCTTCTATGGTTCTGGCTGGGACGGCCATTGTAactacttcctccctccctcctgggagGGAACTGCCTATGCGGTCATCCACTTCTTGGTGGGCTTTGTGATTCCCTCTGTCCTCATAATCTTATTTTATCAGAAGGTCGTGAAGTATATCTGGAGGATAGGCACCGATGGGCGGACCCTGAGGAGGACGATGAACATTGTCCCCAGGACAAAGGTGAAAACCGTCAAGATGTTTCTCCTCTTGAACGTGGTCTTTCTATTCTCCTGGCTGCCTTTCCATGTGGCTCAGCTCTGGCACCCCCATGAGCAAGACTACAAAAAGAGCTCCCTTGTCTTCACAGCGGTCACGTGGGTATCCTTTAGCTCTTCAGCCTCGAAACCCACTCTCTACTCAATTTATAACGCCAATTTTCGGAGAGGGATGAAAGAGACTTTCTGCATGTCCTCCATGAAATGTTACCGCAGCAATGCCTACACCATCACCACCAGTTCAAGGATGGCCAAAAGAAACTATGTTGGCATTTCGGAAATCCCTCCCGTGAGCAGGACGATGACCAAAGACTCCATCTATGACTCATTTGACCGAGAAGCCAGGGAAAAGAAGCTTGCCTGGCCCATCAATTCAAACCCACCAAACACTTTTGTCTAA